The following nucleotide sequence is from Ferruginibacter lapsinanis.
GTAAAGAAAAAAATGTGGTGAAATTTTACGATATCGCAAAAAACAAATTTCTACCTGATAGCATCCCCGGACTATTCGCCGGATTTACCGCTAAGCCTTATGAAATTTTATACATGCAGCAACCGAGTTATGATGTACATGTAGCCATAGAGGATAAAGACAAAGTATTTAAAACACACTTGCTGGGTTCTGATACTTTACAAGACAATATTTATCTTTCTTACAAAACTAATCCAGAGTTATACACTTTAGATAACTCAAAATATGTTTCTCCTTTTTGGTCAGATGATCCGGCCTGTAAATATGAATTTATAGTAAGATCGAGTGTATCTCCTTACAGCGATTTCTATTATCGTCCTCTACATTCTAAAGCAGCATGGAAAAAGATAATCAGTATGGAAGAAGACGATATATATATGCTGAACATTTACGGCAATAAAGTATATATGGGTTCTAAAAAAAATGCACCCAACGGCAAGATCCTGGTAATGGACCTGAATAACCCTGATATAAAAAAAGCAAAGACAATTATTCCTGAAAAAGATATACCCCTTGAAGGTGAAGGATCTCTTACTCAGTCTAAGAATTTTTTGATTGCCACTTATATAAAAAATGGTGTATTGATGTCGCATAGCATTATAGATATGCGTTCAAACAAAGTATCAAAAAATCCATTTGCAGAGAGTACTAATTTAACCTACTTAACTCCATTCAATAAAGACAACGACGATATACATATTGCACGTACAGGCTGGATCACTCCATTGCAATTTACTTATGCTAACCTTGCAGAACCTGCAAAAGGCGAAAAGAAATTCTCTTTCAGAAAAACTGTTGCCTATCCATACGTAAATGAATTAAAAGTTGAAGAAATTGAGATACCGGGTCACGACGGCGTGATGATCCCTTTATCTCTTGTATACAGAAAAGACCTGAAGTTGAACGGAAAAAATCCTGCGTACGTATATAGTTATGGCGCTTACGGATATAGCACAGGTGCAGGCTTCAGTTCCGACTTCCTTTTAATGGCACACAAAGGAATGATCATAGCTATTGCCCACGTTCGTGGTGGTGGTGAGAAGGGAGAAAATTGGCACTTGGCTGGCTATAAACAAAGCAAACCTAATACATGGAAAGACCTGAATAGCTGTGCAGAATACCTGGTAAACAAAGGACTAACAAGCCCTGAGCATTTATCCTGTGAAGGAGGAAGCGCCGGCGGCATCTTGATTGGCAGAGCAATAACTGAAAGACCGGATCTATGGGCATGTGCCGTTCCTCAGGTAGGTTGTTTGAGTATGATCAGACAAGAATTTGCACCAAACGGTCCGATCAATACTCCTGAATTCGGTAGCGTAAAAAACATCAACGAATTTTTTGCTCTGATGGAAATGGATGCCACATTACATGTTCAACCAGACACAAAGTATCCTTCAATGCTGATCACCACCGGCTGGAACGATCCTCGTGTGATCAGTTGGCAGCCTGCAAAATTTGCTGCGGCCGTACAAAAAGCTAACACATCTGGCAAACCAACCCTATTGCAGGTAGATTACAATGGTGGCCACGGAGATAGTGAAGATAAGTTTGCAGGCATGAAAAAAGAAGCAAAAAAATGGGCTTTCATTTTATGGCAAACGCAATCTAAATAGATCTATTTCCTATAACTAATGCTGTATCAGTGGAGGAGCGATCCTTCACTGATTTTTTTATCCCATAACTCACCTGCAATATCTATCATTTCGAAAGATGATTAATGTCATTTTTTTTGCTCCATATAAAAAGCAATTTTGAAAAACAGCAATGAGTTTCATTGTATTAATAAAATATACGGATCAGGCTTATATCAATCATAATCAATTTTTAATTTAAAACAAATAAGATGATACACGTAATCAATCACTTTGCATATAGTCCGGATGGCGAAAACGGAGGCAGCAGCGAAAACAATGATCAACAAAAAACAAAAGTAGATGTATCCGATGCTGAACATACAGAAAAGACCAAACAAAAAAAGACCCTTTGGCAAAAAATAAGAGAAGCTTTACAGGATTGGTCAAACTCCGATCAACGTGATCTTGAATATGACGATACTAAGGTATAGTCAATTAACATCGTAAACTGATTGAGCTCTTATCTTAGTATAAGAAGCCGATATACTCCTTTCTGCTGATTTTTAGCTGCAGAAAGGAAAGCAGTAGTTTGTATATTTCTCCCGAATCAACTATTGATCATACAGTAACAAATTAAGAAAAAATATTTCCTGTTCATACACATTTTGAGGGTGTGGTTGATGGTTATTTATTGATATTTTTTAAAAAAAAATCAGTAAATTTAAGTACCAGTTCCGTTGTCATTCAATTCTGTTTTTAACCTTTAAAAGAAACAAAATGATACACGTAAAAAACCATTTCATATATAACCCATGGGGTGAAAATGAAAGCAGCAATAAGTCTTCGGGTGTAAAAGATGAAATAAAAGACAAGACAGAGCAAAATCCTCCAAACAAAAAAGAAGAGCACAAGTCAATTTTTAAAAAGATCAAGGAAGCTTTACAAGAATGGTCTAATGGCGACCAACGTGACCTCGATTTTGATGATACCAGGGTATAGACCTTTTATTTTATCCTCTTCAACTTCAGCGTATCTGCTGATGTAGATTCCTGTTTGCGTATTGTCATTGTACTGATAATAATCCCCTCAATCTTTGTCCCAATATTAGAGTTACTCTCCATAAGTTGATCTTTTTAAATTAACTTCATAGTTGATAACAACACAGGCATTTAGTGTTTACATTTAAGACAATAGAAACAAGAAACATATGTTCATAGAAGCAATTGAAAAAACAGCCAATTACACCAGACCGATTCATACAATACTTAGAACATATGGAGGAAAACAAATCATCCCCGGTTCATCTACTATCTTTTTTGTGAATGAGGAAGGCTATGCTATAACCTGTAAACATGTGATCGAGTTATTGTCACATTCAGATAACATAATGAACAACTTTACTAATTTCAAAGCTGAAAGAGACAGGCTGCCAAAAGACGGCAAATACAAAACCAATCTTAAAGGTCTTGAACTAAAATATAAATTCAACAGCGACACGATCATTCAAATAAAAAATTCATTTCTCGATTGCGTAGATTCTATGTCGGGATTTACATGGAATGTGCATCCGAAATATGACCTCGCTATTTTGAAATTTAATAATTATAAAAATATCAGTTACAAAGGCCATGCTGTATTTAAGAAAGATACTACACAGATAAAGCAAGGTGAATTTTTATGCAGGCTGGGATTTCCTTTTCCTGAATTCACCAATTTTACATATAATGAATCAACTGATGATATAGAGTGGACAAGTACAGGAATAATAGGCTCTCCCAGATTTCCAATTGAAGGAATGGTAACAAGATTCCTGGCAGAAGATAATAGACTATATGGAATAGAGCTTAGCACGCCGGGATTAAAAGGCCAGAGCGGCGGACCTCTATTTGACAAAACAGGTGTTGTATGCGGTATGCAGTTTTCTACCAAACATCTGCACCTCGGTTTTGACATTATGGATAAAGAGATCATGATAAATAACGAAGCCAAAAAAGTTTCGGACTATTCCTTCATTCATTTAGGACAATGCATACATGCTGATATCATCAAAGAATTTTTAAAGGAAATGAATGTGAAGTATTACGAAGAAAACTAAATATCATGAAGATCCTTTCAGCAAAACAGATCAAAGAAGCAGATGCCTATACCATAGCGCATGAACCTATTGCTTCAATCGATTTGATGGAAAGAGCTGCAGCAAACTGTTTTAAATGGATCATTGAAAACACTAACCCCGGAGTTCGATTCACCATCTTTTGCGGAACAGGAAATAATGGTGGCGATGGATTGGCTATTGCAAGAATGTTGCATCAATTCGGATGCCCGGTCACAACATATATTGTTCATTCCGAATCAAAAGCATCGGCGGACTTTTTGACCAATGAAACCAGGTTAAAAAATATTGACGAAGCAATATGTATCGATATTACGTCTATCACTGAACTTCCGCTAATTTCAACAAATGATATTATTATTGATGCATTATTTGGCACCGGTTTAAATAAGCCTATAAAAGGAGTTGCTGCAGACCTAATACAATACATCAATCATAGTAGGTCAATAGTGATCGCTATAGATATGCCATCAGGCTTATTTGCAGACCAACCATCAGGCGTATCATCTAATCAAATCATTAAAGCCACTTATACCCTTTCTTTTCAATTACATAAACTGGCTTTTTTCTTTGCAGAAAATGCACCATACACCGGCGAAGTGATCATTCTCCCAATCGGATTAAATGAGCAGTTCATTGATTCCTGCCAAAGCAATTATGAGCTGATTGAAACAACACATATTCAACACATCATTAAACCAAGGCCCTTTTTTTCACATAAAGGAAATTATGGAAAAGCTGCAATCATTGCAGGCAGTTATGGAAAAATGGGAGCTGCCGTATTAGCAGCAAAAGCCTGCCTGAGAACGGGATGCGGATTACTGACGATGATCATTCCAAAATGTGGGTATGATATTCTGCAGACTACTGTACCCGAATCAATGGTGATCTGTGATGAAAATGATACAATGATCTCATCAGAATATTCACTCGACACATTCGATACAATTGGCATTGGCCCTGGCATAGGCACTGCTAATGAAACCGTGAATGTTTTTAAACAAATACTTCAACATTATAAGCAACCAATTGTAATTGATGCGGATGCCATCAACATCATTGCTGCGAATAAAGAATTGATGGATCTCATTCCACCCGAGAGTATTTTCACTCCCCATCCTAAAGAGTTTGAACGATTGGTTGGTAAAACCAACGATCATTTCGAAAGAAATAAATTACAAATTGAATTTTCTACAAAACACAATGTATTTATTGTATTAAAAGGCCGTTACACTTGCATCAGTTGTCCGGATGGCTCTTGTTATTTTAATCCCACCGGAAATCCGGGAATGGCAAAAGGCGGTAGCGGAGATACATTGACCGGAATGCTTACCGGTTTACTATCGCAAGGTTACTCATCTAAGGATACATGTATTACCGGGGTGTATTTACATGGACTGGCCGCAGATATAGCCGTACAAACTACCGGAGAATATTCTTTATTGGCCTCCGATATGATAGATCATATCGGTCAGGCATTTAAAAAAGAAACAGGACACTAGGTCCTGTTTCTTTTTACTCTATTTATAACTTGGCATGTGATTATCAAAATAAGCATCTACCGTCTGGTTCCAGTTATTGACCAGATCTTTCCTATAATTATTTAAAAAATTATTCGCTTCGTTATATGCATTTACTGCATTGTTGGTTTCTTTCACCCCTTTGTTGTACAGATCCACATCAGCTTGCGTTGGCTGAGATTTTTTCCCGTACTCAATTTTCATTTTTTCAAAAGCTTCATTCTTCAAAAAGAAATCTGCAATAACCGGTATTTTTTCTTTTACTTCTTTTATATAAAACTCCAATACCTTTTTACAACTGATGATCAAACTCCTGTCACCACCTTTAAATCCTTTCATCGTATCTAACTTAGCCAATCCTTCTTCTGCATTTTTTAAAAGTGTGTTTTTACTTTGCTCTATCCCATTAATATTCTTTTTTTCTATTGCATCCATTAAATAAGCCTCTTGTTTATAGCTTTTAAAAAAGATGAGATAGATCGGATTATAATAATGATTTACTTCACTTACTTCTTCCATTAATTTACCTATTTCATCTTTACCATCGATAAGATTAACGTTATGTGCCAATGCAAATCTTTTTTCTGCAAGATGCAGTGCCTCACTGGCATCATCTAGTTTTTTATTGGCCATCTCTTTTGCCAGTAAATAGGCTTCCATCATATCGTAAGACTGCTCTGAAATTTCTTCCATATCTACAATTTTGCTGAAATCGCCATTCATTACATTGTAGTAAAGTTTCATAAAAGAAACAGCGGAATCTCTGTATTCCTTATCGCCTTTAAATGAAGGCATGCCGCTGATATTCATTCTGCTTTCATCAATCTCATTCAATACTTTATTCCTTAAATTTTCTACTTTTTTTGCCCTCTTTCCGTGTGAAGCAGCACTGTTATATGTCAGAAATCTTTTTGCAATTGTTTGGTGTTGCTTACCAATATAATCCATGTAAGTGATCACATTGTCAAAATCCTGTGCATGTAAAGTTTCGGTAATGGTCATAAAAACCATTGTAATTAAAAAAAGATAGCCTTTTCTCATTTGCATTTTTATTTATTGTGAAAATTAAAAACTATTTAACCCAATCCAGCATAATTCTATATGCTTCTTTTACATATTCATTCTTACTCAGATCTTCCAGGTTATCGTCATTTATGGCCTTACTCTCTTCTGTTATTACCCGATTCCTTTCTTTATCCATGACGTTATTATCTACTTCTATGGTTGCATCTTCTTTACTATCTTTTATCGCATCAATTTCATCATACAGATCTTTGATATTTCTAGTGTAGTTCATGTATCCTTGCCATTGCA
It contains:
- a CDS encoding prolyl oligopeptidase family serine peptidase, whose protein sequence is MKKILIANLCLLLAFSARAQYNYPATKTVDSSDTWHGITVHDPYRWLENLKDSSVTKWFKEQSDYTNSIVDNLPQTDELYKQMLMLDSIQPDKIYKIRQVGKTLFYFNLKLGEPKAKLFKRNGEFGKEELVAEPAMWGNNYNIADYYIEPFQKYLAISAGEGGKEKNVVKFYDIAKNKFLPDSIPGLFAGFTAKPYEILYMQQPSYDVHVAIEDKDKVFKTHLLGSDTLQDNIYLSYKTNPELYTLDNSKYVSPFWSDDPACKYEFIVRSSVSPYSDFYYRPLHSKAAWKKIISMEEDDIYMLNIYGNKVYMGSKKNAPNGKILVMDLNNPDIKKAKTIIPEKDIPLEGEGSLTQSKNFLIATYIKNGVLMSHSIIDMRSNKVSKNPFAESTNLTYLTPFNKDNDDIHIARTGWITPLQFTYANLAEPAKGEKKFSFRKTVAYPYVNELKVEEIEIPGHDGVMIPLSLVYRKDLKLNGKNPAYVYSYGAYGYSTGAGFSSDFLLMAHKGMIIAIAHVRGGGEKGENWHLAGYKQSKPNTWKDLNSCAEYLVNKGLTSPEHLSCEGGSAGGILIGRAITERPDLWACAVPQVGCLSMIRQEFAPNGPINTPEFGSVKNINEFFALMEMDATLHVQPDTKYPSMLITTGWNDPRVISWQPAKFAAAVQKANTSGKPTLLQVDYNGGHGDSEDKFAGMKKEAKKWAFILWQTQSK
- a CDS encoding S1 family peptidase gives rise to the protein MFIEAIEKTANYTRPIHTILRTYGGKQIIPGSSTIFFVNEEGYAITCKHVIELLSHSDNIMNNFTNFKAERDRLPKDGKYKTNLKGLELKYKFNSDTIIQIKNSFLDCVDSMSGFTWNVHPKYDLAILKFNNYKNISYKGHAVFKKDTTQIKQGEFLCRLGFPFPEFTNFTYNESTDDIEWTSTGIIGSPRFPIEGMVTRFLAEDNRLYGIELSTPGLKGQSGGPLFDKTGVVCGMQFSTKHLHLGFDIMDKEIMINNEAKKVSDYSFIHLGQCIHADIIKEFLKEMNVKYYEEN
- a CDS encoding NAD(P)H-hydrate dehydratase, which encodes MKILSAKQIKEADAYTIAHEPIASIDLMERAAANCFKWIIENTNPGVRFTIFCGTGNNGGDGLAIARMLHQFGCPVTTYIVHSESKASADFLTNETRLKNIDEAICIDITSITELPLISTNDIIIDALFGTGLNKPIKGVAADLIQYINHSRSIVIAIDMPSGLFADQPSGVSSNQIIKATYTLSFQLHKLAFFFAENAPYTGEVIILPIGLNEQFIDSCQSNYELIETTHIQHIIKPRPFFSHKGNYGKAAIIAGSYGKMGAAVLAAKACLRTGCGLLTMIIPKCGYDILQTTVPESMVICDENDTMISSEYSLDTFDTIGIGPGIGTANETVNVFKQILQHYKQPIVIDADAINIIAANKELMDLIPPESIFTPHPKEFERLVGKTNDHFERNKLQIEFSTKHNVFIVLKGRYTCISCPDGSCYFNPTGNPGMAKGGSGDTLTGMLTGLLSQGYSSKDTCITGVYLHGLAADIAVQTTGEYSLLASDMIDHIGQAFKKETGH
- a CDS encoding LIC11966 family surface protein — its product is MTITETLHAQDFDNVITYMDYIGKQHQTIAKRFLTYNSAASHGKRAKKVENLRNKVLNEIDESRMNISGMPSFKGDKEYRDSAVSFMKLYYNVMNGDFSKIVDMEEISEQSYDMMEAYLLAKEMANKKLDDASEALHLAEKRFALAHNVNLIDGKDEIGKLMEEVSEVNHYYNPIYLIFFKSYKQEAYLMDAIEKKNINGIEQSKNTLLKNAEEGLAKLDTMKGFKGGDRSLIISCKKVLEFYIKEVKEKIPVIADFFLKNEAFEKMKIEYGKKSQPTQADVDLYNKGVKETNNAVNAYNEANNFLNNYRKDLVNNWNQTVDAYFDNHMPSYK